The genome window CGACAAAGGGGCGCAAGCGACGGGCGCGCGGAACGCGCCCGTGTAATGCAGGGTCTGTTTTAGCAGTCGTAGTACAGCTCGAATTCGCCTGCGGTGGGCTGGCGACCGATATTGCCAAAGTCTTCGTTGCGGACTTTGAGCCAATTTTCGATAAGGTCCTCCGAGAAGACTCCGCCTTCGAGCAGGTAGATATGGTCCGCCGCGAGTGCTTTGGTCGCACGATCAAGCGATGTCGGCAACTGGTGGATTTTGTCCAATTCGATCTTAGACAAATCGTCAAGGTTCTTATCGAGCGGCAAGCCCGGATCGATCTTGTTCTTGATTCCATCGAGTCCAGCCATCACCATCGCGGCATAGCCGAGATAAGGATTCATGGTTGCATCAGGAGGACGGAACTCGAAGCGCATAGTCTTGGGATTGCGCTGGTAACCGGGGATGCGGATGCAAGCGGTGCGATTGCCCAGTGAATAGGTGCCGGCGGTAGGTGCTTCAAATCCCGGCACGAGCCGTTTGAAGGAATTGGTGGACGGATTGGTGAATGCAAGCAGCGAATCGACATGCTTGAGCACGCCACCGATGTAATAGAGTCCTTCTTTGGAAAGGACGTTCCGGCCGGTCTTATCGAAGAAGATGGATGTTCCGTTCATCGCAAGGTACTGATGTACGTGCATACCGGAGCCGGGCTCATTGAAGAGCGGCTTGGGCATAAAGGTGGCGGATTTATTGCTGCGGAAGCAATGGTTCTTGACCATGTATTTTACCAGCATCGACTGGTCGGCCATCTTGAGAAGCGGTTGGAAAGCAGTTTCGATTTCGTGCTGGCCGCGACCGCCGACTTCGTGGTGATGGTACTTGAGACCGACGCCGACGTTTTTCAGAAGAGTCGAGATTTCAGAACGGAGATTGAAAGTACGGTCAAGCGGCGGAGCGGCATGATAGCCCTTCTTCCAGCCGATTTTGTAACCAAGATTGTCGGCGGCTTCGTCATCAATAGTGTCAGCCTCGGCTGATTTTACCAGATAGTAGGCCATACCGGGTTCCTGCTTGTAGTCAGCCTTGTCGAAAACGTAGTATTCAAACTCAGGTCCGATGATGGCCTGTGCGCCTTTGACAATCTTGGTGATGTAACGTTCAGCGGCTGCGGCGACGCGACGGGGACAGCGCGAGTATGGAGTCACTGTGCGATTGGATTCCATAATATTGCCGATGAAAGAAACTGTCGGCTGATCGAAGAACGGGTCGATAAATGCTGTGTCGTTATCGGGGAGGAGGATCATATCTCCCCGCTCGATTCGAGTGAATCCACGCAGGGATGAGCCATCGATGCCGATGCCGTTTTCGAAAAGTTCTTTATCGAGAGACTCAACCGGCAATGTGATGTGATGCCAACTACCCGGCAAGTCGACAAATTTCACGTCGATGAATTCGGCTTTGTTTTCTTTGACGAATTTCTTGATTTCTTCAAGCTTCATTTAGATATCTCCTGAATGGACTGCCGCTTGTGACAATTTTCACATAAGTTATGTGTTGCGACCAAATTTGGCAAGCGAAATCAGATAACTTAGGTATGCGATGCAAGCGACAAGTTAAGCGGTACAAGAGCCACGACTTTGCCGGGAACAACCAAACTTGTTGACTAATGGGCGATTCATGGCGTATCTTGTCAAGTATCAATAGTTTCCGCATTGAGGAGTTCTATATGTCGCAAACCCGCATCCTTTTGTTAGTAACAGTTGCAGCCATCATGTTGATTTCCAGCCCGTTACTTCAGGCGCAGTCACCGCAAGGAGGGTTGACTCCGGGGCTGATTGAGGAACTGCGGGTGAATTTCGAAAATAACGGACGCAATCCGGCTGTGTATAACGCGCTGACAGCTAACGACATAGCAAACTTGACGGTCAACCGCGACAAGTTGATTGCTCACAATGCGATTTTCAACAAAGAGATAACCACCGGCGAGATCACGAATCAAGAATCCTCTGGACGGTGCTGGATGTTTGCGGGATTCAACATGCTCCGGCCAAAGGTGATGGACAAGCTGAAGTTGGACAGTTTCAAGATGTCGACCAACTACCTGTTCTTCTGGGACAAGCTTGAGAAGTCAAACACATTTCTGGAATCGATGATTGAACTTGCGGCAAAACCGCTTGGTGATCGCGATGTTGATTTATTGTTAGAGGATCCCTGCGGTGACGGCGGCTGGTGGTCGTATGTCGTGGACCTGATTTCCAAATATGGCGTGGTCCCGGAACAGGTAATGCCGGAGACATTTGCGACGTCGCATACCGGCGGGTTCAATGGAATTCTCAATCGCAAACTGCGGAAGGATGCCTCCGAGTTGCGGGATCTTCATGCATCCGGTAAAACGGCTAACGAATTGCGTGGAGCAAAGAACAAGATGTTGCGCGAAGTCTATTCAATACTGGCACTGAACTTTGGCGAGCCGCCAATGAAGTTCACTTGGCGATTTGAGAGCAAGGATTCGACGGTCGCTCCACCGCAAGAGTTTACGCCGAAGCAGTTTTATGAGGAAATGATCGGGGTTAAGCTGGAAGACCAGATCGTGATCTTTGATCATCCGG of bacterium contains these proteins:
- a CDS encoding C1 family peptidase; this encodes MSQTRILLLVTVAAIMLISSPLLQAQSPQGGLTPGLIEELRVNFENNGRNPAVYNALTANDIANLTVNRDKLIAHNAIFNKEITTGEITNQESSGRCWMFAGFNMLRPKVMDKLKLDSFKMSTNYLFFWDKLEKSNTFLESMIELAAKPLGDRDVDLLLEDPCGDGGWWSYVVDLISKYGVVPEQVMPETFATSHTGGFNGILNRKLRKDASELRDLHASGKTANELRGAKNKMLREVYSILALNFGEPPMKFTWRFESKDSTVAPPQEFTPKQFYEEMIGVKLEDQIVIFDHPGVEYFKYFEMSWSGNLADRNNLRFINLPIDSLKRYALETVLANNPLYFACDIGKDNYGAKGVLQKGIYDYSSVYGFDVSLTKRERIIYRDSSPNHAMVLTGVDTLNGQAVKWKVENSWGDKGGDKGYWTMYDDWFDEYVYCVIIDKKLLPKEVSAILATEPSRLPAWDPMWSVMRSLK
- the glnA gene encoding type I glutamate--ammonia ligase; this translates as MKLEEIKKFVKENKAEFIDVKFVDLPGSWHHITLPVESLDKELFENGIGIDGSSLRGFTRIERGDMILLPDNDTAFIDPFFDQPTVSFIGNIMESNRTVTPYSRCPRRVAAAAERYITKIVKGAQAIIGPEFEYYVFDKADYKQEPGMAYYLVKSAEADTIDDEAADNLGYKIGWKKGYHAAPPLDRTFNLRSEISTLLKNVGVGLKYHHHEVGGRGQHEIETAFQPLLKMADQSMLVKYMVKNHCFRSNKSATFMPKPLFNEPGSGMHVHQYLAMNGTSIFFDKTGRNVLSKEGLYYIGGVLKHVDSLLAFTNPSTNSFKRLVPGFEAPTAGTYSLGNRTACIRIPGYQRNPKTMRFEFRPPDATMNPYLGYAAMVMAGLDGIKNKIDPGLPLDKNLDDLSKIELDKIHQLPTSLDRATKALAADHIYLLEGGVFSEDLIENWLKVRNEDFGNIGRQPTAGEFELYYDC